The Neisseria yangbaofengii genome contains a region encoding:
- a CDS encoding type IV pili methyl-accepting chemotaxis transducer N-terminal domain-containing protein: MSINMLLPQRLSTRLKLLTLLWLIAAAGSIVLTLILSWRLEGGAAAINDTGSLRMQTYRLGLLLNSHAQQSEIDHYIEDFDLTLADLINGVPERPLFLPDDEDVQANLAGLKHTWTNDIKPWFQTISAERLAFDRSEIPPFIQSIDTLAKSVEIVNNQYINKLRIFQLMLLCMVCISSMIMVFLLYRWIILPLTRLQNGVTAIHDGQFGKQVPIENVTEFAEVDHGFNQMSTRLHNLYQNLEQQVADKTRDLAQKNHTLETLYYFSHLLSQAQTVAEAAEGFLNKIMNMVPAQAGSIRLIDFQRKRMDLIAHSGLPENLQTAEACRKLEECSCGRAVNQSGRQTVNFYKTPPQNHEVAEPLCSQSGFHFLRVFKISSNGVDLGMMTLYFNHAGADNGDDHLLESLCQQLGITVSNLRLGIENRQLAVLQERNLIAQGLHDSIAQTLTFLNLQIQMLDKALEKSGLNQDAKVNEKLQFIKEGVQECYEDVRELLLNFRTKITHNEFNDAVERLIARFRQQTKTDTVTDWQDNGPLLTAEQQLQFIFILQESLSNIRKHAQATQVNVSFHNQEDFEMKIEDNGCGFDTADLNDFAENGHVGLNIMYERAQRIHADLNVVSRPGQTTISLLLPKKERILE; this comes from the coding sequence TTGAGTATCAATATGCTGCTGCCCCAACGCCTTTCCACCCGTTTGAAACTGTTAACGCTGCTGTGGCTGATTGCCGCCGCAGGTTCAATTGTTTTGACACTGATTTTGTCGTGGCGTTTGGAAGGCGGAGCCGCCGCCATCAACGACACCGGCAGCCTGCGCATGCAAACCTACCGTTTGGGTCTGCTGCTCAACAGCCATGCACAGCAATCCGAAATCGATCACTATATCGAAGATTTTGACCTAACCCTTGCCGACTTAATTAACGGCGTGCCTGAGCGGCCTCTGTTTCTGCCCGACGATGAAGATGTGCAAGCCAATCTGGCTGGCTTGAAACACACTTGGACCAACGACATCAAACCGTGGTTTCAGACTATTTCGGCCGAACGTTTGGCCTTCGACCGCAGCGAAATCCCGCCCTTTATCCAATCCATCGATACCTTGGCTAAGTCGGTTGAAATCGTTAACAACCAATATATCAATAAATTACGCATTTTCCAATTGATGCTGCTGTGCATGGTTTGCATAAGCTCAATGATTATGGTATTCCTGCTTTACCGCTGGATTATCCTGCCGCTCACCCGCCTGCAAAACGGTGTCACGGCGATTCATGATGGGCAATTCGGCAAGCAGGTGCCGATCGAAAACGTGACAGAATTTGCCGAAGTCGATCACGGCTTCAACCAGATGAGTACCCGTCTGCACAACCTTTACCAAAATTTGGAGCAGCAGGTTGCCGATAAAACCCGCGATTTGGCACAAAAAAACCACACCCTGGAAACACTCTATTACTTCAGCCACTTATTAAGCCAAGCGCAGACTGTTGCCGAAGCCGCCGAAGGCTTCTTAAACAAAATCATGAACATGGTTCCCGCTCAAGCAGGCAGCATCCGCCTGATTGATTTCCAGCGCAAACGCATGGATTTGATTGCACATTCTGGTTTGCCCGAAAACCTGCAAACCGCCGAAGCCTGCCGCAAACTGGAAGAATGCAGCTGCGGCCGGGCAGTGAACCAATCCGGCCGTCAAACAGTCAACTTCTACAAAACACCGCCGCAAAATCACGAAGTGGCCGAACCCTTGTGCAGCCAATCGGGTTTTCACTTTTTACGCGTGTTTAAAATCAGCAGCAACGGCGTAGATTTAGGCATGATGACGCTGTATTTCAATCATGCCGGCGCAGACAACGGCGATGATCATTTGCTCGAATCGCTGTGCCAACAATTGGGCATCACCGTGAGTAATTTACGCTTGGGCATCGAAAACCGCCAATTGGCCGTCTTACAAGAGCGCAATCTGATTGCGCAGGGGCTGCACGACAGTATCGCCCAAACGCTGACCTTTTTAAACCTGCAAATCCAAATGCTCGACAAAGCCTTGGAAAAATCCGGTTTGAATCAAGATGCCAAGGTCAATGAAAAGCTGCAATTTATCAAAGAAGGTGTGCAGGAATGCTATGAAGATGTGCGTGAATTACTGTTGAATTTCCGTACCAAAATTACCCATAACGAATTCAATGATGCCGTTGAGCGCTTGATTGCCCGCTTCCGCCAGCAAACGAAAACCGACACCGTCACCGACTGGCAGGACAATGGTCCTCTGCTGACTGCCGAGCAGCAATTGCAGTTTATCTTTATTTTGCAGGAAAGTCTGTCGAATATCCGCAAACACGCACAGGCCACGCAGGTAAATGTTTCGTTTCATAATCAAGAGGATTTCGAGATGAAAATCGAAGACAACGGCTGCGGCTTCGATACTGCCGATTTAAATGATTTTGCCGAAAACGGCCACGTCGGGTTGAATATTATGTATGAACGTGCGCAACGCATCCATGCCGATTTAAACGTGGTATCCCGGCCCGGACAAACCACAATTTCACTGCTACTACCGAAAAAAGAAAGAATTTTAGAATGA
- a CDS encoding response regulator, giving the protein MSTSIVLIDDHTLFRRGIKSVLGEADFEIIGEAEDGLSGVKLVEQVHPDVVLLDLDMPVMNGREALGQILSSNPSQKVVMLTVSEDSDDLIECMKLGAQGFLLKNIDADFLINAIAKAANGDSVFSPEMTAHLVQSLINPVQENTPDALESLTPRELETLKHLAIGHSNKVIAKHLNLAESTIKAYVQSILRKLNLSSRVQAAVYAIQHNLVSKADK; this is encoded by the coding sequence ATGAGTACAAGCATTGTTTTGATTGATGATCACACACTGTTTCGACGCGGCATCAAATCCGTGTTGGGTGAAGCGGATTTTGAAATCATCGGTGAAGCCGAAGACGGCCTCAGCGGCGTAAAATTAGTTGAACAGGTTCACCCTGATGTCGTATTGTTGGATTTAGACATGCCTGTGATGAACGGCAGAGAAGCGCTTGGACAAATTCTCAGCAGCAACCCGTCGCAAAAAGTGGTCATGCTCACTGTATCGGAAGACAGCGACGATTTGATTGAATGCATGAAGCTGGGGGCACAAGGCTTTTTATTGAAAAACATCGATGCCGATTTTCTTATCAATGCCATCGCCAAGGCCGCCAACGGCGACAGCGTATTTTCTCCTGAAATGACCGCCCATTTGGTGCAGTCACTCATCAATCCGGTGCAGGAAAACACGCCTGATGCCTTAGAATCACTGACCCCGCGTGAATTGGAAACCTTAAAACATCTCGCCATCGGTCATAGCAACAAAGTCATTGCCAAGCATTTGAATTTAGCCGAATCGACCATCAAGGCTTATGTGCAAAGCATCTTGAGAAAGCTCAACTTAAGCAGCCGCGTACAAGCCGCAGTGTATGCGATACAGCATAATTTGGTTTCCAAAGCCGATAAATGA
- a CDS encoding lytic transglycosylase domain-containing protein, translating to MNVQRTFTLSLSVMALAVLAACASQSSKPTMIRESRVESQSPASIPSRRADSQSKILSDFSQYESALDAAKRGDDAWAQQYLAQAGNSAMAETVRNEWLKSLGARGQWSVFQQEYKKLEAAGRSQEVECYADLSSSNYAKAADLVRETARLPQGCTRLVEAAAASGRLKADEAWRRVRGLLSNNQITDARNLAASLGSPFDTGAQGTQEYRLLSVIGKDARKSPSAAASLSAMEDSLSRAQSSFAWGVLGQYQAYSQNMPAALSYYGRVADRKQLTDDQFEWYARAALRLQRWNELSSVIQEMPAKLQKSPTWQYWLARSYAAQGNSARAKSLYEQAAASGRNFYAVLATEELGRRINIKNNVGQTSRSDVSRMANDGAINRALTLFKTSQAGGDSKMRRQAQAEWRYATRGFSEDNLLTAAQVAYDNQFYDMAINTADRTEHKLNYNLRYLSPFKDTTVRYATQAGVDPAWVYGLIRQESRFVMGAQSYAGAQGLMQVMPATAREIAGKIGMSSSELYTMDGNIRMGTWYMADTRRNLQNNEVLATAGYNAGPSRARRWQAAAPLEGAIYAETIPFTETRDYVKKVMTNATYYASLFNEPQTSLKHRMGTIPARY from the coding sequence ATGAACGTACAACGCACATTTACCCTGTCGCTGAGCGTAATGGCATTGGCCGTATTGGCCGCCTGCGCTTCGCAAAGCAGCAAACCGACCATGATCCGCGAGTCACGCGTAGAGAGCCAATCACCGGCATCGATTCCGTCACGCCGTGCCGACAGCCAATCGAAAATTTTGTCCGATTTCAGCCAATATGAAAGTGCATTGGACGCAGCCAAGCGTGGTGATGACGCGTGGGCGCAGCAGTATCTGGCGCAAGCAGGCAACAGTGCTATGGCGGAAACCGTGCGCAATGAATGGCTGAAAAGCCTGGGTGCGCGCGGCCAATGGTCAGTGTTCCAACAAGAATACAAAAAATTAGAAGCGGCAGGCCGCTCGCAAGAAGTGGAATGTTATGCTGATTTGAGCAGCAGCAATTATGCTAAAGCTGCCGACTTGGTGCGTGAAACCGCACGCCTGCCGCAAGGCTGTACCCGTTTGGTAGAAGCAGCCGCAGCTTCAGGCCGTCTGAAAGCCGATGAAGCATGGCGCCGTGTGCGCGGTTTGTTAAGCAACAATCAAATCACTGATGCGCGCAATTTGGCTGCATCATTGGGCAGTCCGTTTGATACAGGCGCGCAAGGTACGCAAGAATACCGTTTGCTGTCGGTTATCGGGAAAGATGCGCGTAAATCGCCTTCTGCCGCCGCCAGCCTGTCGGCAATGGAAGACAGCTTGAGCCGTGCGCAAAGCAGCTTCGCTTGGGGCGTATTGGGTCAATATCAGGCGTATAGCCAAAATATGCCGGCCGCGTTGAGCTACTACGGCCGCGTTGCCGATCGTAAACAATTGACCGACGATCAATTCGAATGGTACGCCCGCGCCGCTTTGCGTTTGCAACGTTGGAACGAATTGTCGAGCGTGATTCAAGAAATGCCGGCCAAACTGCAAAAATCGCCGACTTGGCAATATTGGTTGGCACGCAGCTACGCCGCACAGGGCAATAGCGCACGCGCCAAATCGTTGTATGAACAAGCCGCCGCTTCCGGCCGTAATTTTTACGCCGTGTTGGCAACCGAAGAACTCGGCCGCCGCATCAATATCAAAAACAACGTCGGTCAAACCAGCCGCAGCGATGTCAGCCGCATGGCCAATGATGGTGCCATCAACCGTGCCTTGACCTTGTTCAAAACCAGCCAAGCCGGCGGCGACAGTAAAATGCGTCGTCAAGCGCAGGCGGAATGGCGCTATGCTACGCGCGGCTTCAGCGAAGACAACTTGCTTACTGCAGCACAAGTGGCGTATGACAACCAATTTTATGATATGGCCATCAATACCGCCGACCGCACCGAGCACAAATTGAATTACAACTTACGCTACCTGTCGCCGTTTAAAGACACCACCGTGCGTTACGCTACCCAAGCCGGCGTCGATCCGGCTTGGGTGTACGGCCTGATCCGCCAAGAAAGCCGCTTTGTCATGGGTGCGCAATCATATGCCGGTGCGCAAGGTTTGATGCAGGTAATGCCTGCTACGGCTCGCGAAATTGCCGGTAAAATCGGTATGAGCAGCAGCGAACTCTATACCATGGACGGTAATATCCGCATGGGTACATGGTACATGGCCGATACCCGTCGCAATCTGCAAAACAACGAAGTATTGGCGACTGCCGGTTATAACGCCGGCCCGAGCCGCGCACGCAGATGGCAGGCTGCCGCACCTTTGGAGGGTGCGATTTACGCCGAAACCATTCCCTTTACCGAAACACGCGATTACGTGAAAAAGGTCATGACCAATGCAACTTACTATGCATCATTGTTTAATGAACCGCAAACTTCATTGAAACACCGCATGGGTACGATTCCCGCACGTTATTGA
- a CDS encoding adenine phosphoribosyltransferase — MTLKIFNLGRLSMLIHPDVMGVDALAEKIRKIENWPKKGILFHDITPVLQSAEYFRLLVDLLVYRYMGQKIDVVAGLDARGFIIGAALAYQLNVGFVPIRKKGKLPFDTVSQSYALEYGEATVEIHADAIKSGACVLLVDDLVATGGTMLAGVELIRKLGGEVIEAAAILEFTDLTGGKKIREAGVPLFTLCQNEGCM; from the coding sequence ATGACGTTAAAAATATTCAATCTCGGAAGATTAAGTATGTTGATTCATCCTGATGTGATGGGCGTTGATGCCTTGGCGGAAAAAATCCGCAAAATTGAAAACTGGCCGAAAAAAGGTATTTTATTTCATGATATTACGCCGGTTTTGCAAAGCGCGGAGTATTTCCGCCTGTTGGTGGATTTGTTGGTTTACCGCTATATGGGGCAGAAAATCGATGTGGTGGCCGGCTTGGATGCGCGCGGTTTTATCATCGGCGCAGCCTTGGCTTATCAATTGAATGTGGGTTTTGTGCCGATTCGTAAAAAAGGCAAATTGCCGTTTGACACCGTGTCGCAAAGCTATGCCTTGGAATACGGTGAAGCAACGGTGGAAATCCACGCTGATGCGATTAAATCAGGTGCATGCGTGTTGCTGGTGGATGATTTGGTGGCAACCGGCGGAACCATGTTGGCCGGTGTGGAATTGATCCGCAAGCTCGGTGGCGAGGTGATTGAAGCGGCGGCGATTTTGGAATTCACTGATTTGACCGGCGGTAAGAAAATCCGTGAAGCCGGAGTACCGTTGTTTACGTTGTGTCAAAACGAAGGCTGCATGTAA
- the gmk gene encoding guanylate kinase, with translation MRHNKKGNIFIISAASGTGKTTLVSRLVKNNSDLRVSVSHTTRQPREGEQHGVHYHFVPKEEFESLIEQKAFLEHANVFGNYYGTSIAAVNQLSEQGFDVILEIDVQGAEQVRRVLPESIGIFILPPSFDILAGRLKGRATDSGEVIATRLAEARREIEQAFDFDYIVINEDLDVAEADLLHIIKSGRLKKSAQQGFLTNLLENS, from the coding sequence ATGCGACACAACAAAAAAGGCAATATTTTCATCATCTCCGCCGCTTCGGGCACCGGCAAGACCACTTTGGTTTCGCGCCTCGTGAAAAACAACAGCGATTTACGCGTATCGGTTTCCCACACCACCCGCCAGCCGCGCGAAGGCGAACAACACGGCGTACATTATCATTTTGTTCCCAAAGAAGAATTTGAATCCTTAATCGAGCAAAAAGCCTTTTTAGAACACGCCAATGTATTCGGCAATTACTACGGTACCAGTATCGCTGCGGTCAACCAATTGAGCGAGCAAGGTTTCGATGTGATTTTGGAAATCGACGTACAAGGTGCCGAACAAGTGCGCCGTGTGCTGCCGGAATCTATCGGCATCTTCATTCTGCCGCCATCGTTTGACATCTTGGCAGGCCGTCTGAAAGGCCGCGCGACCGATAGCGGAGAAGTCATCGCTACCCGCCTGGCCGAAGCACGTCGCGAAATCGAGCAAGCCTTTGATTTTGATTATATTGTTATCAATGAAGACTTAGATGTTGCCGAAGCCGATTTGCTGCACATCATCAAGTCAGGCCGTCTGAAAAAATCCGCCCAACAAGGTTTTCTCACAAACCTGTTGGAAAATTCTTAA
- the rpoZ gene encoding DNA-directed RNA polymerase subunit omega: MARITTEDCTPKIPNHFDLTLIAARRARQLENGNQPLVDDIRNNKPTVTALREIAAGQIGVELLSRNK, encoded by the coding sequence ATGGCACGTATCACCACCGAAGACTGCACCCCGAAAATTCCGAACCACTTCGATTTGACCTTGATTGCCGCCCGCCGCGCGCGCCAATTGGAAAACGGCAACCAACCTTTGGTTGACGACATCCGCAACAACAAACCGACCGTAACCGCCTTGCGCGAAATAGCTGCCGGCCAAATCGGCGTTGAATTGCTGTCCCGCAACAAATAA
- a CDS encoding RelA/SpoT family protein translates to MPAPLSTAPYDALTAEARELLFKTASYLSKKEQVQLEKAVAYAFRAHDGQTRKSGEPYITHPIAVTTQLAVWHMDVQGLCAGVMHDVLEDTGVSKVEMAAEFGETIAEMVDGLSKLEKLKFEDHEEHQAESFRKLILAMTKDVRVIIIKLSDRLHNMRTLGSMRPDKRRRIARETLDIYAQIANRIGLNNAYQELQDLSFQNLHPKRYETLQKAMDNSRKNRRDVVGKVLRAFGHRLVDANIEAKIKGREKNLYSIHQKMLQKKLRFADVMDIYAFRVIVNSVPACYAALGALHNLYKPKPGRFKDYIAIPKSNGYQSLHTTLVGPYGLPIEVQIRTHEMDAVAEGGVAGHWIYKSGENTIDQATLHTNQWLKSILDLQASSANAIEFLEHVKVDLFPNEVYILTPKGKILTLPKGATPIDFAYAVHTDIGHKTVAARINNTMMPLRTKLKTGDSVEIITSEHAKPNPAWLNFAMSSRARSAIRQYIKTMNRHDAIVLGENLLQKALSSLLPKDVLISDGLKEKYLSDLSDKKTSFEEVLYNVGMGNTQPVSVAMHIAELAGQHFGSEVKLSPIKVNGQETGRVHLAECCHPVAGDAVRALLVQGKGMIIHRDTCNVLLKSDPEQQLDADWDNLNNQSYRLSLNIQSEDTHGLLAQMAQAISSSGADIESVNTPSSNRAGSEGFVEFGFIIKAKDLAQVKQIIHKLHAIPHVRKVIRG, encoded by the coding sequence ATGCCCGCACCCCTATCTACCGCCCCCTACGATGCGCTGACAGCCGAAGCCCGAGAATTACTCTTTAAAACGGCATCTTATCTCAGCAAAAAAGAACAAGTACAGCTCGAAAAAGCCGTCGCCTACGCTTTTCGCGCCCATGACGGCCAAACCCGCAAAAGCGGCGAACCTTACATCACCCACCCGATTGCCGTAACCACCCAATTGGCCGTTTGGCACATGGATGTGCAAGGCTTGTGTGCCGGCGTGATGCACGATGTCTTGGAAGACACCGGCGTATCCAAAGTCGAAATGGCGGCGGAATTCGGCGAAACCATTGCCGAAATGGTAGACGGCTTGTCCAAATTGGAAAAACTCAAATTCGAAGACCATGAAGAGCATCAGGCCGAAAGCTTCCGCAAACTGATTCTCGCCATGACCAAAGACGTACGGGTCATCATCATCAAGCTTTCCGACCGCCTGCACAATATGCGCACACTCGGCTCAATGCGCCCGGACAAACGCCGTCGCATCGCCAGAGAAACGCTCGATATCTACGCCCAAATCGCCAACCGCATCGGCTTAAACAATGCCTATCAGGAATTGCAGGATTTATCGTTCCAAAACCTGCATCCAAAGCGCTACGAAACGCTGCAAAAAGCGATGGACAACAGCCGCAAAAACCGCCGCGACGTGGTCGGTAAAGTATTGCGCGCGTTCGGCCACCGCTTGGTTGATGCCAACATCGAAGCCAAAATCAAAGGCCGCGAGAAAAACCTTTACAGCATTCACCAAAAAATGCTGCAAAAAAAACTGCGTTTTGCCGATGTGATGGACATTTACGCCTTCCGCGTCATCGTCAACAGCGTACCGGCCTGTTACGCTGCTTTGGGTGCGTTGCACAATCTCTACAAACCCAAACCCGGCCGTTTTAAAGACTACATCGCCATTCCGAAAAGCAACGGCTACCAAAGCCTGCACACCACGTTGGTCGGCCCTTACGGCTTGCCGATTGAAGTGCAAATCCGCACGCACGAAATGGATGCCGTCGCCGAAGGCGGCGTGGCCGGCCACTGGATTTACAAATCCGGTGAAAACACCATCGACCAAGCCACGCTGCACACCAACCAATGGCTCAAGAGCATTCTCGATTTGCAGGCCAGCAGCGCCAATGCGATCGAATTTTTGGAACATGTCAAAGTCGATTTATTCCCGAACGAAGTCTATATCCTGACCCCGAAAGGCAAAATCCTTACCCTGCCTAAAGGAGCTACCCCGATTGACTTCGCTTATGCCGTGCACACCGACATCGGCCACAAAACCGTTGCCGCACGCATCAACAACACCATGATGCCTTTGCGCACCAAGCTGAAAACCGGCGATTCGGTTGAAATCATCACGTCAGAGCACGCAAAACCGAATCCGGCATGGCTCAATTTCGCCATGTCCAGCCGCGCCCGCAGCGCCATCCGCCAGTACATCAAAACCATGAACCGCCATGATGCGATTGTATTGGGTGAAAACCTGCTGCAAAAAGCCCTGTCCAGCCTGTTACCGAAAGACGTATTGATTTCAGACGGCCTCAAAGAAAAATATTTGAGCGATTTGAGCGACAAAAAAACCTCGTTTGAAGAAGTGTTATACAACGTCGGCATGGGCAATACCCAGCCCGTTTCCGTGGCCATGCACATCGCCGAACTGGCCGGCCAACACTTCGGCAGCGAAGTCAAACTCAGCCCGATCAAAGTCAACGGCCAAGAAACCGGCCGCGTGCATTTGGCCGAGTGTTGTCATCCGGTTGCAGGCGATGCCGTCCGTGCCTTGTTGGTTCAAGGCAAGGGCATGATTATCCACCGCGATACCTGTAACGTGTTACTTAAGTCCGACCCCGAACAGCAACTTGATGCCGATTGGGACAACCTGAACAACCAAAGCTACCGCCTCAGCCTCAACATCCAATCGGAAGACACCCACGGCCTGTTGGCGCAAATGGCGCAGGCCATTTCCAGCTCCGGCGCCGATATTGAATCGGTCAACACCCCGTCGTCCAACCGCGCCGGCAGCGAAGGCTTTGTCGAATTTGGTTTCATCATCAAAGCCAAAGATTTGGCCCAGGTCAAACAAATCATTCACAAGCTGCACGCCATTCCGCATGTGCGTAAAGTGATTCGCGGCTAA
- the rpsU gene encoding 30S ribosomal protein S21, translating into MPAIRVKENEPFEVAMRRFKRAVEKTGLLTELRAREAYEKPTTERKRKKAAAAKRLQKRLRSQQLPPKMY; encoded by the coding sequence ATGCCTGCAATCCGTGTAAAAGAGAATGAACCATTTGAAGTTGCCATGCGTCGTTTCAAACGCGCCGTAGAAAAAACCGGTCTGTTGACTGAACTGCGTGCCCGCGAAGCTTACGAAAAACCAACTACCGAGCGCAAACGCAAAAAAGCTGCTGCCGCCAAACGCTTGCAAAAACGCCTGCGCAGCCAACAACTGCCTCCTAAAATGTATTAA
- a CDS encoding GatB/YqeY domain-containing protein, which yields MSLKIQLTEDMKTAMKAKDQLSLSTIRLINAAVKQYEVDERVEADDEKVIAILTKMVKQRKDSAKIYAEADRHDLAQKEIDEIEVLNRYLPQMMSEEEIKTAVDTVITMTGATGMADMGKVMGVLKTQLAGKADMGEVNKILKAALTAE from the coding sequence ATGAGCCTGAAAATCCAGCTTACCGAAGACATGAAAACCGCAATGAAAGCCAAAGACCAATTGTCTTTAAGCACCATCCGCCTGATTAATGCCGCTGTCAAACAATACGAAGTCGATGAACGCGTCGAAGCCGATGATGAAAAAGTCATTGCCATTCTGACCAAAATGGTGAAACAACGCAAAGACAGTGCCAAAATCTACGCCGAAGCCGACCGCCACGATTTGGCACAAAAAGAAATCGACGAAATCGAAGTCCTCAACCGCTACCTGCCGCAAATGATGAGCGAAGAAGAAATCAAAACCGCCGTCGATACCGTCATCACCATGACCGGCGCCACCGGCATGGCCGATATGGGCAAAGTCATGGGCGTATTGAAAACCCAGCTTGCCGGCAAAGCCGATATGGGCGAAGTCAATAAAATTCTAAAAGCCGCCCTGACTGCCGAATAA